A region of the Curtobacterium flaccumfaciens pv. betae genome:
CGCGCCTCCCGTCCGGCCGATGCCGCACCGAAGGCCGAGGCGAGCGACGACGCAGCACCCGCCGACGAGCCGTTCGTGCCGAAGGCCACGAGCACGCTCAGCCTGATCTTCCACGCGCCGGTGCTGCCGGAGCTGCCGCAGCGCGCGCCCCGGTTCGAGCGCGACCGCGATCGTGACCGTGACCGTGACGAGGACGACCGCTACGACCGCGAGGACCGGTTCGACCGCGATCGCGACCGTGACGACCGCGACGACCAGGGCGGCTCGCGCCGTCGCTCGCGTCGCCGTGGTTCGAGCGCCGACCGCGAGGCCCGCGAGCCGCGCGACCACCAGGAGCCGCGCCGCCGCGAGCCGGAGCTCATCACCGAGCCGCAGCGCATCAAGGGCTCGACCCGGCTCGAGGCGAAGAAGCAGCGCCGTCGTGACGGCCGCGATGCCGGACGCCGCCGTCAGGTGGTCAGCGAAGACGAGTTCCTCGCCCGCCGCGAGAGCGTCGACCGCCAGATGATCGTCCGCTCCAGCTCGTCGACGATCGAGATCGGCGTGCTCGAGGACGGCATCCTCGCCGAGCACTACATCACCAAGTCCGAGAACGTGTCGCTCATCGGCAACGTCTACCTCGGCAAGGTGCAGAACGTCCTGCCCTCGATGGAGGCGGCGTTCGTCGACATCGGTCGTGGCCGGAACGCCGTGCTCTACGCCGGTGAGGTCGACTGGAACTCCGTCGAGACCGGCAACCACGGTCGCCGCATCGAAGCAGCGCTCAAGCCGGGCGACAAGGTCCTCGTGCAGGTCACGAAGGACCCGGTCGGCCACAAGGGTGCCCGCCTCACCAGCCAGATCTCGCTGCCGGGTCGCTACCTGGTCTACGTGCCGAACGGCTCGATGAACGGGATCTCGCGCAAGCTGCCGGACACCGAGCGTGCCCGACTGAAGAAGATCCTGAAGGAGGTCCTGCCGGAGCACGCGGGCGTCATCGTGCGCACCGCTGCCGAGGGTGCGACCGAGGAGCAGCTCACCCGCGACGTGCAGCGCCTGACCAGCCAGTGGGAGGCCATCCAGAAGAAGGTCGCCGGTGGCCACGCCCCGGTGATGCTGCACTCCGAGCCCGACCTGCTCATCAAGATCGTCCGCGACGTCTTCAACGAGGACTTCACGAAGCTGATCATCGACGGCGAGGCCGCCGGCGGCACCATCGACGAGTACCTGTCGGCCGTCGCCCCGGACCTCAAGGACCGCGTCGTCCGGTACGAGGGCCCCGACTCCTTCGAGGAGTTCCGCCTCAACGAGCAGATCGACAAGGCGCTCGACCGCAAGGTCTGGCTGCCCTCCGGTGGTTCGCTCGTCATCGACCGCACCGAGGCCATGACGGTCGTCGACGTCAACACGGGCAAGTTCGTCGGGTCCGGCGGCAACCTCGAGGAGACGGTCACGAAGAACAACCTCGAGGCCGCCGAGGAGATCGTCCGGCAGCTCCGCCTGCGGGACATCGGTGGCATCATCGTCGTCGACTTCATCGACATGGTGCTCGAGGAGAACCGCGACCTCGTGCTCCGCCGCCTGGTGGAGTGCCTGAGCCGCGACCGGACGAAGCACCAGGTCGCCGAGATCACCTCGCTCGGCCTCGTGCAGATGACCCGCAAGAAGATCGGTGTCGGTCTGCGCGAGTCCCTCGACGAGGTCAACGCCAAGATCAACGACAACAACGCCGACCCGGGCCCGAGCAAGGGTCGCCGCAAGGGCCGTGGCGGGAACGGCAACGAGAACGGCCGGTCCGGCAACGGCGGGAACGGCGGCAACGGCAACGGGAACTCCGGTTCGTCGGGGTCGTCGGGGCCGTCGCACGGCGCGTCCAGCCAGGCGCACCAGATCACGGACGACGTGAAGAACGCGCTGTCGCGGATCGCCGCCTCGACCCTGTCGCACGACGAGCAAGAGGCAGCGGCGGCTGCCGTGACCGCGACGGAGACCACGGCACCGTCGTCGGCCGACGCGTCGATCGGCACGGACAGCACGGGTGGCGAACAGCCGACCGGCTCGAAGCGTCGTCGTCGTGGCCGTGGAAGCCGCGGGGGAGACCAGCAGAACAGCGACCAGCAGACCGGCGACCAGCAGGCTGCCGCGCAGGCCGAGGTCGCCGAGCAGTCGGACGCACCTGAGTCCTCGGCCACCGCCGAGCCCGCCGTGGTCGTCGAGTCCGAGGCGCGCGCGCCGAAGGCCGCTGCTCCGGCCGTCACGGAGCCCGCTGCCGCACCGAAGGCGAAGGCCCCGGCCCGTCGTCGCGTGAGCTCGAGCGCCACCGTGACCCCGACCGACAACACCGTCGCGATCCTGGACATCCCGATCGCCGCGGCGCCCAAGCGCGAGCCGCGCGCGGTCGCCCCGGACGCCGAGTCCCTGCTCGACTCGGTGCTCCAGGCGCTCCCGGAGCCGAAGCAGCCCGGACAGGGGCGCTCGCGTTCCCGCCGCGTCTCGTCGCCGAGCATCAGCGCTCCAGCCACGCCGACGGAGGAGCCGACCGACGACGCCGACGGCTCCGACGGCACAGTGATCCTGGGGAACTGACGTGACGAGCCCGGGCGACCCGCAGCAGCAGCGTGGGTACTACGGTGCGGGCTGGTCCCAGCCCGCACCGCCCGGCCCGGGTGCCCAGCAGCCCGGTGGCCCCGTGCCGCCGCAGCAGGGCGGTGTGCCGCAGTACGGGCGTCAGCCCGGTGCCGGTGCGCCGTACGCCCCGCCGCGGCCGCCCCGTGCCCCGGCAGACCCGCGTCGGGCCTTCGCGCCCGGGGCCTCGGTGACGAACACGGCCGGCGCGCTCATCGCCGTGGTGGCGCTGGTGCTCGTCGAGTTCGTGTCCGGGCTCTTCGGGCTGCTCGGCACCTCGCTCGTGGTCAGTCCGTTCCGGCACTACGGCGCCGGCACGAGCCTGCTCGGCAGCTTCACGACCGGGGTCTTCGTGGCGCCGTTCCCGTACTACGTCGGCGCGTTCCTGGCCCTGGCGTTCCTGACGCCGATCGACCGTCGCAGTCCGCTGCCGAGGCTCCTGCTCCGCGTGGTCCTCGCCGGCGCCGCTGGCACGGTGGCCCTGATGCTCGTGGGGGTCTTCACCGGGTCGCTCGGAGCGACCACCGCCGGCGCTTCCCAGCTCGTCATCGACGTGGTCACGCGGCCGCTGCAGAACGGTCTGCCGTTCACGGTGATGCTCCTGGCGACCGCCACGGCGGCCTGGCTCTGGCTCGGTCGACCGCGCCGCGGACGAGGCCCGTCGACGACCCCGGGCATGCCGGGCACCGTCCGACCCGCCGACGCGGTGCCGCCGTCGACGATCCAGCAGCCCCCGCAGCAGCAGCCCCCGGCGAACCCCTGGGGCGGTCCAGCGCCCCGCTGAGCCCGCCCGCGGCCCCTCGCACGGTGCGAGGCCCCCGCCGACCCGTGCGAGGTTCCGTACTCGGTGCGCCCGTCTCCGCGTCGCACGGAGTACGGAACCTCGCACCGTTCGCGCGGCCCTGCGGCCCTGCGAGCCGGCGACGCGCCGTGGGAGGTGCCGCGCGGGGCGGACCCGAACCGGGCCTCCCGGCCGCCCTGACGCGCTGTCAGCGGCTGCGCTTGTCCCGCTGCGCCACGCGCAGCCCACTGCGGATCAACCGCAGCACGAGCTCGCGACCGGTCACCGCCGAGGCGCCCGCGGCCACCAGTTCGTCGTACCGCGCGAGCGGGACGTCGTAGTGGTCGTGGTCGAACGCACGGCGCGGCACACCGGCCCGCGCAGCGAACGCGTGGAGTTCCGCGTAGGATTCATCACTGACGAGGTGCGACCACAGTGTGTCGTGGGCGGGCCACGTCGGTGGGTCGATCAACACGGTCACCGTGCAATCGTACGGGTGTCGCCGTTTGACCGGACCCAGGGTGATCGAGTATTCTCGGTCCCTGGTGTCAGCGGGCCGTTCTGCCTGCGTCGCCGATCGGGCCCGGCCTTCCCGGGAGCCGCTCGTGCAGAAGTGGGCACCCGAGACTTCCCTCAAGCAGAGTTACGTAAGGATTTCCACGTGGTTTACGCAGTAGTGCGCGCCGGCGGCCGTCAGGAGAAGGTCGAGGTCGGCACCATCCTGACCATCGACCGTGCCAAGGCGGACGACAAGGGCAACATCGACCTCGCCCCCGTGCTCCTCGTGGACGGTGACAAGATCACGTCGGCGGCTTCCGAGCTCGCGAACGTGACCGTCACCGCCGAGGTGCTCGACGACCTCCGTGGTCCCAAGGTCATCATCCAGAAGTTCAAGAACAAGACCGGGTACAAGAAGCGCCAGGGTTTCCGCGCTGAGCTGACCCGCGTCAAGATCACCAAGATCGCGTAAGGGAGTCATCTCATGGCACACAAGAAGGGTGCGAGTTCCACTCGCAACGGTCGTGACTCGAACGCACAGCGCCTCGGCGTGAAGCGCTTCGGTGGCGAGGTCGTCAACGCCGGCGAGATCATCGTCCGCCAGCGCGGTACCCACTTCCACCCGGGCGCCAACGTCGGCCGCGGTGGCGACGACACGCTGTTCGCCCTCTCGTCCGGTTCGGTCGAGTTCGGCACCAAGGGTGGCCGCAAGGTCATCAACATCGTCAACGCGTAGTCGTTCGAACGACTGCAGCTGGAGGGGCGGGCCGAGTGCCCGCCCCTCCTTCGCTTTTCCCGCCGACGATCCCGTCGGCACAACGAAACACCAGGAGTGGACCCATGGCGACCTTCGTCGACCGCGTGACCCTGCACCTCAGCGCGGGGCACGGCGGCAACGGCTGCGTGTCGGTCCGCCGTGAGAAGTTCAAGCCCCTCGCCGGGCCCGACGGCGGCAACGGCGGTGACGGCGGCGACATCGTGCTCGTGGCCGACCCGCAGGTGACGACGCTGCTCGGCTACCACCGTTCCCCGCACCGCTCGTCGAAGAACGGGCAGCCCGGCATGGGCGACCACCGCAGCGGTGTCAGCGGCGAGGTCCTCGAACTCCCGATGCCCGTCGGCACCGTGGTGTACGACGAGTCCGGCGAGGTCATCGCCGACCTCACCGAGCCCGGTATGCGCGTCGTCGTGGCCCCCGGTGGACAGGGCGGCCTCGGCAACGCGGCGCTCTCCACCACGAAGCGCAAGGCCCCCGGCTTCGCGCTGCTCGGCACCGAGGGGTGGGCGGGTGACATCAGCCTCGAGCTGAAGACCATCGCCGACGTCGCCCTCGTCGGGTTCCCGAGCGCCGGCAAGTCCTCGCTCATCGCCGCCGTCTCCGCCGCCAAGCCGAAGATCGCGGACTACCCGTTCACGACCCTCACCCCGAACCTCGGTGTCGTCGAGTCCGGTGACACCCGGTTCACCGTCGCCGACGTCCCCGGTCTGATCGAGGGCGCAAGCGAGGGCAAGGGCCTGGGCCTCGAGTTCCTGCGCCACGTCGAGCGGTGCGAGGCGCTGCTCCACGTCATCGACTGCGCCACGCTCGACCCGGGCCGCGACCCGATCAGCGACCTCGACGTCATCCTCGGCGAGCTCGAGCGCTACCCGGTCCCCGAGGGCCAGGTGCCGCTGCTCGAGCGCCCGCAGATCGTCGCCCTGAACAAGATCGACGTGCCCGAGGCGCAGGAGCTCGCCGAGTTCGTCACCGCCGAGCTCGAGGGCCGCGGCTACCGCGTCTTCCCGATCTCCACGGCGTCCCGCAAGGGGCTCCGTGAGCTGACCTTCGCCCTGGCCGACATCGTCGAGCAGGCTCGCGCCGCCCGTGCGGCCGAGCCCGTGCCGGAGCGCATCGTGCTCCGCCCCCGCTCGGTCAACGAGAAGCCGTTCACCGTGCGCGCCGAGGGCGGCGAGGAGCACCGCTTCTACCGCGTCCGCGGCGCCAAGCCGGAGCGCTGGGTCCAGCAGACCGACTTCACCAACGAAGAGGCGATCGGCTACCTGGCCGACCGGCTCGCGAAGCTCGGCGTCGAGGACGGTCTGTTCAAGGCCGGAGCCGTCGCCGGCTCGACCGTCGTCATCGGTGGCGACGGCGGCATGGTGTTCGACTGGGAGCCCACGCTCACGTCGACCGCGGAGCTCATCACGAGCGCCCGTGGCACCGACGCCCGCATCGGTGCGACCTCGCGTCCGACCCGCAACGAGCGGCGCGAGGAGTACTTCGAGCGGATGGACGCCAAGGCGGCCGCCCGTGCCGAGCTCGAGCAGGAGCGCGTCTCCGGGCTCTGGGTGGACGACGACGTGGTGACCAGCGACCAGCTCGGCACCAGCGAGCAGGTCGAGACCAGCGACCAGAAGGACTGACCGCGGCATGACCGACACGACCGCCCGCACCGACCTCGGACCCGTCACCCGGCGAGAGGACATCCCGCGTGCGCGGCGGATCGTGGTCAAGGTCGGCTCGTCCTCGGTCAGCGGTGACGCCGCCGGCCAGATCGGCCCCCTGGTGGACGCCCTGGCCGCCGCCTACGGTCGGGGGACCGAGGTCGTGCTCGTGTCGTCCGGTGCGATCGCGACCGGTTTCCCGTTCCTCGGACTCGAGGGCCGACCGGACGACCTCGCCACGCAGCAGGCTGCGGCGGCCACCGGGCAGAACGTCCTGATGTTCCGGTACCAGAAGGAACTCGATCGGCACGGCGTCGTCGCGGCGCAGATCCTGCTCACCGCCGGTGACCTGCAGAACCCCACACACCGGGTGAACGCCCAGCGCGCCATCGACCGCTTGCTCGCCCTGCGCGTTCTCCCGATCGTGAACGAGAACGACACCGTCGCCACGCACGAGATCCGCTTCGGCGACAACGACCGGCTCGCGGCCCTGGTGGCCCGGATGCTCGGGGCCGACGCCCTCGTGCTGCTCTCCGACGTCGAGGCGCTCTACACGGCACCCCCGGAGCAGCCCGGCGCGACCCGCATCGACGAGGTGCCGTTCGGCGACGAGCTGGCCGGGGTCACCTTCGGCTCGATCGGCACCGCCGGCGTCGGCACCGGGGGAGCGGGGACCAAGGTCGCCGCCGCACGGCTCGCGGCCGAGGCGGGCACCGCGGTGCTCGTGACCGACACGGCGCTGGTCGACCGTGCGTTGGCGGGCGAGCACCTCGGCACCTGGTTCCACGCCGCGCCGCGTCCCTGAGACGGGTTGCGCCCGGAGCGGTCACGACTCGCCGTCGGTCCGGTGCCGACTGGTCGGGAACCGTCGGTGTGGTCGGCGCGGAGCGACGGCCTGCGACCGCTCGCGTGGTGCGGGATGACGTGTCGTGACCGACCGACGGGGTGGACGCGACCGCCTGGAGGTCCGGTGCGGGTCCCGGGGACCGGTGGCGGGCCTCCAGGCGGTCACGACTCCCCGTCGCGACGCGGTCGTGTGGTCGGGAACCGTCGGTACGGTCGGCGCGGAGCGACGATCTGTGACCGCTCGGCGGGCGGGGGACGACGTGTCGTGACCGGTCGACGCGGCCAGCCGCCGGGGTGGACGCGACCGCCTGGAGGTCCGGTGCGGCTCCCGGGGACCGGTGGCGGACCTCCAGGCGGTCACGACTCCCCGTCGCGACGCCGTGGTGTGGTCGGGAACCGTCGCCGCGGGCGTCGCGGAGCGACGATCTGTGACCGCTCGGCGGGCGGGGGACGACGTGTCGTGACCGGTCGACGCGGCCAGCCGCCGGGGTGGACGCGACCGCCTGGAGGCCCGGTGCGGGTCCCGGGGGCCGGTGGCGGGCCTCCAGGCGGTCACGACTCACCGTCGGGGCGCGGTCGTGTGGTCGGGAACCGTCGGCGCGGGCGTCGCGGAGCGATGATCTGTGACCGCTCGCGTGGTGCGGGACGACGTGTCGTGACCGACCGACGGGGTGGACGCGACCGCCTGGAGGTCCGGTGTGGGTCCCGGCGACCGTTGGCGGGCCTCCAGGCGGTCACGACTCACCGTCGGGACGCGGTCGTGTGGTCGGGAACCGTCGGTAGGGTCGGCGCGGAGCGACGATCTGTGACCGCTCGGCGGGCGGGGGACGACGTGTCGTGACCGGTGGTCGGGCGGACCGGGCCCGGAGGCACGGCGAGTGTCCGGAACGCCCGTCACGAACCGAGGGACGGACCTACAATCGGTCCATGTCGTCGATCGCGCCCGCCCCGACCCTGACCGACAAGCTCGTGGCCGCTCGGGCCGCCTCGTCGGCGCTCGCGACCGCGACGACCGCCGTCAAGGACGCGGCCCTCGGCGCGATCGCCTCGGCCGTGCGTGCCGCGACCGACGAGATCGTCGCCGCGAACCACGACGACCTCATCGCCGGCGAGGACGGCGGACTCTCGTCCGGGCTGCTCGACCGGCTGCGACTCGACCCCGGCCGGATCGAGGCCCTCGCCGCCGCGGTCGAGCACGTCGTCGGGCTGACCGACCCCGTGGGGGAGCACGTGCGCGGGTCGCAGCTGCCGAACGGACTCCAGCTCACCCAGGTGCGCGTGCCGTTCGGTGTCGTCGGGGCCATCTACGAGGCGCGCCCGAACGTCACCGTCGACATCGCCTCGCTCGCGCTCAAGTCGGGCAACGCCGTCGTGCTCCGTGGCGGATCGGCGGCCCAGCACACGAACGCCGTGCTCGTCGCCCGGATCCAGGACGCGGTCGAGTCGGTCGGCCTGCCCCGCGACCTGGTGCAGACCATCGACGAGTTCGGCCGCGCCGGTGCCACCGAGCTCATGCGCGCACGTGGCCTGGTCGACGTGCTGATCCCGCGGGGGAGCGCCGCACTCATCCAGACCGTCGTCACCGAGTCGCAGGTGCCCGTCATCGAGACCGGTGCGGGCGTCGTGCACGTGTTCCTCGACGCCTCCGCGCCGGAGCAGCGTGCGGTCGACATCGTCCTGAACAGCAAGGTGCAGCGGCCGAGCGTCTGCAACGCCCTCGAGACCCTCCTGGTGCACGAGGCCGCGGCCGAACGACTCCTGCCGGTGCTGGCCGACCGGTTGCGGGCGTCCGGTGTGACGCTGCGCGGCGACGACGCCACGCGGGCGATCGTGCCCGGGGTGCTCCGCGCCACCGACGGCGACTGGGCGACCGAGTCGATGGACCTCGACCTGTCGATCCGCGTCGTGCAGGACGTCGACGCGGCGATGGCGCACATCGCACGGTGGTCGACGCACCACACGGAGTCGATCGTCACGAACGACGTCGACACCGCCGAACGGTTCCTGGCGACCGTCGACTCGGCGGTCGTGATGGTGAACGCGTCGACCCGGTTCACCGACGGCGGCGAGTTCGGTTTCGGGGCCGAGGTCGGCATCTCGACGCAGAAGCTGCACGCGCGCGGTCCGATGGGCCTGCCGGAGCTGACGAGCACGAAGTGGATCGTGCGCGGCTCCGGGCAGATCCGCGGCTAGACTGAACGGCGTCTTTCCCCGACCGAACGGAGCACGAACGATGACCCTCCTCGCAGAAGCTGCTGAGCACGCCTCCGGGGCGCCCGCGTTCGTGTTCCCCATGGTCGGCGCCCTCTTCTTCATCTTCCTCGGCTTCGTGACCTGGAGCTTCCGTGACGTGGCCTACCGCCACTCCCAGAAGTTCGAGGCCACCCGCCACCACGAGACGGGTGTCGACGAGTTCGGCCACACCAAGATCTGACCGACCACTCGATGCTCGAGACCACCGGACGGCCACGCATCGGCGTGATGGGTGGCACGTTCGACCCCATCCACCACGGGCACCTGGTCGCGGCGTCCGAGGTGGCGCGGGCGTTCGACCTCGACGAGGTCGTCTTCGTCCCCACCGGACAGCCGTACATGAAGTCCGACGTCACCGACGCCGAGCACCGGTACCTGATGACCGTGATCGCCACCGCGTCGAACCCGATGTTCACCGTCAGCCGCGTGGACATCGACCGCCCGGGGCCGACGTACACCGTCGACACCCTGCGGGATCTGCACGAACAGCGACCAGATGCCCAGCTCGTCTTCATCTCGGGCGCAGACGCCGTTCAGCAGATCGTCGACTGGAAAGACCATGATGGTCTCTGGGACCTCGCGCACTTCGTGGCCGTGACGCGTCCGGGACACGCCTTGAGCCTCACCGGATTGCCCGAGCGGGACGTAAGCTTGCTCGAAGTCCCTGCACTGGCCATATCCTCGACGGATTGCCGTGACCGGGTTCGACGGGGGTTCCCCGTCTGGTACTTGGTTCCCGACGGTGTCGTCCAGTACATCTCCAAGCACCATCTGTATCGGAGCGTTGCATGAGTTCGTCCGACGCGCAGCCGCCCCTGTCGCGGCGCCAGGCGCGCGAGCGGGAGCGTGCCGCCGCGGCCGGTTCGCAGCCCGCGACGCCGCCCCCGACCGTCGCCGCACCCGCCGCCGAGACCCCTGAGTCCCGCCGTCCCGGGTCGCACGTCGCCCCGGCCCCCGGTGGCCCCGCCCAGTCGTCCGCGCCGGCATCGGCGCAGACCGCTCCGGCGTCTGCCTCGTCCGTCCCGGCGTCGTCACCCGCAGCCGGTGTGCCGCCGTTCCCGCCTGCCTCCGCGACCGAGATCGTCCCCGGCAGCGGTGGGCTCACCCGTCGGCAGATCCGGCAGCTCCGCGCCGCCGAGCGCCAGGCGGTGCAGCCGGTCCCGCTGCAGGACCCCACGCCCCAGTCGTCCGACCGCACCGTCGAGGACGTCCTCGGGTCGGTGGACACGATCGACCCCACCGCCGGGCCGCAGAGTGCTCCGGACGCCGAGGCCACGCACGACGAGCAGCCCGCTGCCCCGACGGTCCTCGACCAGGCCGCGGTCGCCCAGGCCACCGAGGCCGACGGCTCCCCGGACGCGCTCGAGCCCCTCGACGAAGCCGCCGCGCACGCCGAGGAGCCCCGCCGCCACCGGTCGACGTGGTCGCCGCCCGCCGACGTCACCGACTCCGACACGCCGGCGACCGACGTCCCCGAGTCGGATGCGCCGGTGAACGACGCCCCTGCGGACGAGACGACCGACGTCGCCCCGGCGGACGAGCCGTCCAAGGACGCACCCGCTCCCGCTGCCGGGTCGCAGCCCGCCGTCACGCCGGTGCCGATCCCGACGAACACCGCCGCAGCGACCCCCGCGGTGTTCCCGCTCTCGCTCGACGCCGAGGACGACGACACCAACGAGGTGCCGCTGCCCGAGCCCGCCACCGAGGCTCCGAAGGTCCCCGCCGCGTTCCAGCGTCCGACCGAGCCGAAGCCGGTGACCACCGCCTTCGCGCCGCCCGCCGGCCACTGGTCCCAGCAGGCGCACGACTCGAACGACTCCGAGGTGCACGACGCCGAGACCGGCACCCGTCGGGTCGCGGTGACGAACACGAACGCGATCATCCTGCCGAACTCGGCCCTGGCCGACCCCACCGGCGCCCTGAACGCGACGGGCGAGGTGATCCTGACGGGGTCGATCGACCTTCCGGCATCGCTGTCGTCGACGGGGTCGCACCGGCCGATCGACGGCGCCGAGGTCGACCGCCTGCTCGAGCAGCAGGACGAGCAGCCCGACACCGACGCCAGCCCGGTCCGGGCCAGCCGCGCGGTGTCCAGCCACACCTCGACCCGCCAGGTCGTGCTCGCCGCCGCCAAGCCGAAGGAGTCGCGCACGCCGCTGATCCTCGGTGTCACGGTCGGCGCGGTCGGACTGGCTGCGGCCGGTGTCATCATCACCGCACTGCTCACCACCCACGCGTTCGGCGGCTGACCGCTGCCGTCCCCGACGTCCGTTCTCCACCACCCCGCCGACCCTGGCCTGGCCGCTGTCGGCGGGGTGGCTTATGATCGTGACCCATCAAGCGAACCGGCTGTCCGTCGGTTCGACGACCGGAAGGAATCCGTGACCGCCTCCACTCGCGCACTGGAACTCGTGCAGGCCGCAGCACTCGCGGCCGACGCCAAGCAGGCCGAGGACCTCGTCGCTCTCGACGTGACCGGGCCGTTGCAGCTCACGGACGTGTTCCTGCTCGCAACCGGTCGGAACGAGCGCAACGTGCAGTCCATCGCCGATGCCGTCGAAGAACGCCTCCTCGAGCTCGGTGCCAAGACGCTCCGCCGCGAAGGCCGTACCGAGGGCCGCTGGGTCCTCATCGACTTCGGCGAGATCATCGTGCACGTCTTCCACGACGAAGACCGCCAGTACTACTCACTCGAGCGTCTCTGGGCCGACTGCCCGACGATCCCGCTCGAGCTCCCGGTGGACCACACCGCCTGATCAGCGACGCGCCCGGGTGACGGCTTCGATTTCG
Encoded here:
- a CDS encoding Rne/Rng family ribonuclease, whose amino-acid sequence is MVEQNNDNTTNDENAPKRRSRLFGGRRARSSGQEARGSAEQAPHADETLALTGGADARPAASVASAGSPDSPDSPDSPDSPASPASPVEPTDTGAVSVAVEAVADSGAEPHDVSTLTGDLPVVTGDQSATATDGADADRASRPADAAPKAEASDDAAPADEPFVPKATSTLSLIFHAPVLPELPQRAPRFERDRDRDRDRDEDDRYDREDRFDRDRDRDDRDDQGGSRRRSRRRGSSADREAREPRDHQEPRRREPELITEPQRIKGSTRLEAKKQRRRDGRDAGRRRQVVSEDEFLARRESVDRQMIVRSSSSTIEIGVLEDGILAEHYITKSENVSLIGNVYLGKVQNVLPSMEAAFVDIGRGRNAVLYAGEVDWNSVETGNHGRRIEAALKPGDKVLVQVTKDPVGHKGARLTSQISLPGRYLVYVPNGSMNGISRKLPDTERARLKKILKEVLPEHAGVIVRTAAEGATEEQLTRDVQRLTSQWEAIQKKVAGGHAPVMLHSEPDLLIKIVRDVFNEDFTKLIIDGEAAGGTIDEYLSAVAPDLKDRVVRYEGPDSFEEFRLNEQIDKALDRKVWLPSGGSLVIDRTEAMTVVDVNTGKFVGSGGNLEETVTKNNLEAAEEIVRQLRLRDIGGIIVVDFIDMVLEENRDLVLRRLVECLSRDRTKHQVAEITSLGLVQMTRKKIGVGLRESLDEVNAKINDNNADPGPSKGRRKGRGGNGNENGRSGNGGNGGNGNGNSGSSGSSGPSHGASSQAHQITDDVKNALSRIAASTLSHDEQEAAAAAVTATETTAPSSADASIGTDSTGGEQPTGSKRRRRGRGSRGGDQQNSDQQTGDQQAAAQAEVAEQSDAPESSATAEPAVVVESEARAPKAAAPAVTEPAAAPKAKAPARRRVSSSATVTPTDNTVAILDIPIAAAPKREPRAVAPDAESLLDSVLQALPEPKQPGQGRSRSRRVSSPSISAPATPTEEPTDDADGSDGTVILGN
- a CDS encoding DUF4031 domain-containing protein, which encodes MTVLIDPPTWPAHDTLWSHLVSDESYAELHAFAARAGVPRRAFDHDHYDVPLARYDELVAAGASAVTGRELVLRLIRSGLRVAQRDKRSR
- the rplU gene encoding 50S ribosomal protein L21, which codes for MVYAVVRAGGRQEKVEVGTILTIDRAKADDKGNIDLAPVLLVDGDKITSAASELANVTVTAEVLDDLRGPKVIIQKFKNKTGYKKRQGFRAELTRVKITKIA
- the rpmA gene encoding 50S ribosomal protein L27, which gives rise to MAHKKGASSTRNGRDSNAQRLGVKRFGGEVVNAGEIIVRQRGTHFHPGANVGRGGDDTLFALSSGSVEFGTKGGRKVINIVNA
- the obgE gene encoding GTPase ObgE produces the protein MATFVDRVTLHLSAGHGGNGCVSVRREKFKPLAGPDGGNGGDGGDIVLVADPQVTTLLGYHRSPHRSSKNGQPGMGDHRSGVSGEVLELPMPVGTVVYDESGEVIADLTEPGMRVVVAPGGQGGLGNAALSTTKRKAPGFALLGTEGWAGDISLELKTIADVALVGFPSAGKSSLIAAVSAAKPKIADYPFTTLTPNLGVVESGDTRFTVADVPGLIEGASEGKGLGLEFLRHVERCEALLHVIDCATLDPGRDPISDLDVILGELERYPVPEGQVPLLERPQIVALNKIDVPEAQELAEFVTAELEGRGYRVFPISTASRKGLRELTFALADIVEQARAARAAEPVPERIVLRPRSVNEKPFTVRAEGGEEHRFYRVRGAKPERWVQQTDFTNEEAIGYLADRLAKLGVEDGLFKAGAVAGSTVVIGGDGGMVFDWEPTLTSTAELITSARGTDARIGATSRPTRNERREEYFERMDAKAAARAELEQERVSGLWVDDDVVTSDQLGTSEQVETSDQKD
- the proB gene encoding glutamate 5-kinase, whose protein sequence is MTDTTARTDLGPVTRREDIPRARRIVVKVGSSSVSGDAAGQIGPLVDALAAAYGRGTEVVLVSSGAIATGFPFLGLEGRPDDLATQQAAAATGQNVLMFRYQKELDRHGVVAAQILLTAGDLQNPTHRVNAQRAIDRLLALRVLPIVNENDTVATHEIRFGDNDRLAALVARMLGADALVLLSDVEALYTAPPEQPGATRIDEVPFGDELAGVTFGSIGTAGVGTGGAGTKVAAARLAAEAGTAVLVTDTALVDRALAGEHLGTWFHAAPRP
- a CDS encoding glutamate-5-semialdehyde dehydrogenase, producing the protein MSSIAPAPTLTDKLVAARAASSALATATTAVKDAALGAIASAVRAATDEIVAANHDDLIAGEDGGLSSGLLDRLRLDPGRIEALAAAVEHVVGLTDPVGEHVRGSQLPNGLQLTQVRVPFGVVGAIYEARPNVTVDIASLALKSGNAVVLRGGSAAQHTNAVLVARIQDAVESVGLPRDLVQTIDEFGRAGATELMRARGLVDVLIPRGSAALIQTVVTESQVPVIETGAGVVHVFLDASAPEQRAVDIVLNSKVQRPSVCNALETLLVHEAAAERLLPVLADRLRASGVTLRGDDATRAIVPGVLRATDGDWATESMDLDLSIRVVQDVDAAMAHIARWSTHHTESIVTNDVDTAERFLATVDSAVVMVNASTRFTDGGEFGFGAEVGISTQKLHARGPMGLPELTSTKWIVRGSGQIRG
- the nadD gene encoding nicotinate-nucleotide adenylyltransferase produces the protein MLETTGRPRIGVMGGTFDPIHHGHLVAASEVARAFDLDEVVFVPTGQPYMKSDVTDAEHRYLMTVIATASNPMFTVSRVDIDRPGPTYTVDTLRDLHEQRPDAQLVFISGADAVQQIVDWKDHDGLWDLAHFVAVTRPGHALSLTGLPERDVSLLEVPALAISSTDCRDRVRRGFPVWYLVPDGVVQYISKHHLYRSVA
- the rsfS gene encoding ribosome silencing factor produces the protein MTASTRALELVQAAALAADAKQAEDLVALDVTGPLQLTDVFLLATGRNERNVQSIADAVEERLLELGAKTLRREGRTEGRWVLIDFGEIIVHVFHDEDRQYYSLERLWADCPTIPLELPVDHTA